The Parasteatoda tepidariorum isolate YZ-2023 chromosome X2, CAS_Ptep_4.0, whole genome shotgun sequence genome includes a region encoding these proteins:
- the LOC139427293 gene encoding histone-lysine N-methyltransferase SETMAR-like, which produces MRSVMEVMQLRQAEVFGKDVANELTVRRWFIKFRCDCDFGLQNEQCWQPESKVDDNQLKGVVEENPSETTRELASRFEVTIPTILCLVKAIGKVKKLDKWVPHELSERHQWNRFEACCSLVSRLKVDPFLHRIVMCDEKCILFNNYKLSAQWLDKNEVPKDTQMPSIHRKNLMVSVWWSSVDVKHYSFMKPGHSIMGDLYCEQLEEMMRQLQIKQPRLLNRDRPNLLQDNARPHIA; this is translated from the coding sequence ATGCGTTCTGTGATGGAAGTAATGCAGCTCAGACAAGCCGAAGTGTTTGGCAAGGATGTAGCTAATGAACTTACAGTACGTCGATGGTTCATAAAATTCCGATGCGATTGCGATTTTGGTCTTCAAAATGAACAATGCTGGCAGCCTGAGAGCAAGGTGGATGACAACCAACTGAAAGGTGTAGTGGAAGAAAATCCATCTGAAACAACGCGTGAACTAGCATCAAGGTTTGAAGTTACCATCCCAACAATATTATGTCTTGTGAAAGCAATTGGAAAAGTAAAAAAGCTGGATAAGTGGGTTCCACATGAGTTGAGCGAGCGTCATCAATGGAACCGCTTCGAGGCTTGCTGTTCTTTGGTATCAAGACTAAAAGTCGATCCATTTCTGCACCGGATAGTCATGTGCGATGAAAAGtgcatactttttaataattataagctTTCGGCACAATGGTTGGACAAAAATGAAGTGCCAAAGGACACCCAAATGCCGAGTATACACCGAAAAAATCTAATGGTGTCTGTTTGGTGGTCCAGCGTAGATGTTAAACACTATAGTTTTATGAAACCTGGGCATTCGATAATGGGGGACCTCTACTGTGAACAGTTAGAAGAAATGATGAGGCAGCTGCAAATTAAGCAGCCAAGATTGCTCAACAGGGACAGACCAAACCTCCTGCAGGACAACGCTCGACCACATATTGCATGA